The following are encoded together in the Zonotrichia albicollis isolate bZonAlb1 chromosome 10, bZonAlb1.hap1, whole genome shotgun sequence genome:
- the LOC102067787 gene encoding protein mono-ADP-ribosyltransferase PARP14, with protein sequence MEGQRPCSFPLLVRGDWGPAEPPPSLRKKLLCYFQSQKRSGGGECELRTGTDSGTILVCFARPEVKERVLGRQSHQLHLEGEGKLRLFVTESETARATKEETFEEKSVPTKALDAMNSLQTKEDTKALKNAESFVPSSELQEEVDSAEASPSVVFENIEKCSPKCLEMLLENISGLTVDADFTVELIPEINVAVANFLKNIDTKELVEKCSQHKRVREFNMTAWLLESTQSIKAENLPESISSDYLTVYFESARNGGGPVADVQLFPEENSAIITFCDHKDVITVLKKKHLLDQTLISVHPFYHSLGTALYGEERPAFKMPDPIGVPLDPYVWQFLQRHANLTQDINQEMAVCHSELKWPQADCANPEVMLCPSPSLCKQKKPMTKLLKTWQQDASTEFSRIMARYIAIKCKVNSSGWEDVKERLSKDVALILTDISEEMVVIAGNRAAVDSAEKEVRECMKQSEREKQSIEISVSVIPGKYAVLHNAGLEENIQKEYPCLKLSYDDKKRTVQLCGLPAEVYKVKAELLEKVLSMPCTSVTIDPHVFHYLQCVDNKRTSDILFIREKIIAFYELQDDTVLLYGDAHKDLLEAEKQIKTGLESKCINLGDGEVTKKDQWSNLFLSLLKTYNSSQEIVITWESVGKENKMIIAGFSKAVTEVYQRLNAFVDRNKIIKRVIPAKSAVIVQFVENEKSGVCKELKKKGVTVRFGTKTPYISLRGPKAEVLEAFTMFEITVSSLYSKNVPIDKPGAKEFFTDRKDLCILEAKQKYSCFIRIKEEEEEEQKGGKAGNKVERKAYYEKNLPGGIMVGVYSGDLCDYPVDVVVNASNEKLKHIGGLAEALSRAAGPALQEECDELVRRLGDLQPGDAVMTRAGKLPCKNVIHAVGPRWSERESQKCMWLLKKTVKKCLQLADIYNHRSIALPPISGGIYGFPPQICADSIVSSIRETLEELMEDRNLKEIHLVSNSEEIVQVLSETVKKVFSVKSFSPKWPTLNKSQKENRKGDLKMITTNEGLCIRVEKKNIQEAVTDVVVNSVGTDLLFGEGPLCKAVLERAGPALKVEFDTKKQSQNSGPGSVICTSGHAMACKSIFHAIIPKWGGGQTEKELEDAINFCLKKTEELGLKTITFPTIGAGGFGFPKILVSKLMFDVVFKFSSSHTLKNLQEVHFLVLPQDLDSVQAFTTELARRAGESGTAAAAQPSFISPVSTNLLGAHEMKIGSITLHVISGDITKEDTEIIVNITKSTFDGKAGVFKAIMDAAGPQVANECAQYAGKHQSGFITTQGGNLLCSKIIHLITDNQVKSQVSKVLHECEQRMYKSVAFPAIGTGQAGLSSAKVADEMLDAIVEFARQKSVQHLQTIKIVIFQTNMLRDFYESMKKRENSDSSTTESESWISMFKSFFWGRKQSSEKKKSMILEKKVNLVTFQICGESQEKVDATESWIKDLILKEQFENTISDEAIENFDETQFAILDDLQRRNQVTIEVFNKLSPPQITISGISRDVCSVSRKVQEMIQKIKSTEEEQSKAELLYNLVEWRYLGSNDSFVAFDKLTNMQLESARMDKKSNLNVRIKNKNYKVNLKTLRATDDQGKIRILQRVTKGEDVQSIELPKEWTDMQNEQVKVVELKPSHREYTTVEKVFKTTCANFNIEKIERIQNRILWQTYQLKKKSICEKNKNQNNQNNERLLFHGTAASSLSLINSYGFNRGYAGKNAAAIGDGTYFAVHASYSAQDIYSVPDVNGRKHMYLARVLTGQFCAGRAGLKAPPARSQTDPTDLFDSVVNNEFSPTMFVIFNDIQAYPQYCITFK encoded by the exons tCAAGGAACGAGTTCTTGGGAGACAGTCTCATCAGTTGCAtttggaaggagaaggaaaattgAGGTTGTTTGTCACAGAGTCTGAAACAGCACGAGCTACTAAAGAGGAAACATTTGAAGAAAAATCAGTTCCCACAAAG gCTTTGGATGCCATGAACAGCCTTCAAACAAAAG AGGATACAAAAGCCTTGAAGAATGCAGAGAGTTTTGTTCCAAGCAGTGAACTCCAGGAGGAGGTTGACTCTGCAGAGGCCTCACCGTCGGTGGTATTTGAGAACATAGAGAAATGCAGTCCAAAGTGCTTAGAGATGCTGTTGGAGAACATCAGTGGCCTGACTGTGGATGCTGACTTTACTGTTGAACTGATACCTGAAATAAATGTTGCTGTagcaaactttttaaaaaatattg ATACTAAGGAACTCGTCGAAAAATGTTCACAGCACAAGAGAGTCAGAGAATTCAACATGACTGCCTGGCTTCTAGAATCAACACAGAGCATCAAGGCTGAAAACCTACCAGAGAGCATTTCCTCAGACTACCTCACAGTGTACTTTGAGAGTGCACGGAATGGAGGGGGGCCCGTGGCAGATGTCCAGCTCTTCCCTGAGGAGAACTCAGCCATCATTACATTCTGTGACCACAAAG ATGTAATCACGGTCttgaaaaagaaacatttacTGGACCAGACATTGATTTCTGTACATCCATTTTACCACTCCCTGGGAACAGCTCTCTATGGAGAAGAAAGACCAGCTTTCAAGATGCCAGACCCCATTGGGGTGCCACTTGACCCGTATGTATGGCAGTTTTTACAAAGGCATGCCAATCTGACCCAGGACATAAACCAGGAAATGGCAGTTTGCCATTCTGAGCTCAAATGGCCCCAAGCAGACTGTGCAAACCCAGAAGTTATGCTGTGCCCATCACCATCTCTctgcaagcagaaaaagccaATGACTAAGTTGCTCAAGACATGGCAGCAAGATGCTTCCACTGAGTTCTCGCGTATCATGGCACGTTACATAGCTATAAAATGTAAAGTCAATTCATCAGGTTGGGAAGATGTGAAGGAAAGGTTGTCAAAAGATGTTGCTCTGATCTTAACCGATATTTCTGAGGAGATGGTGGTGATTGCAGGCAACAGAGCAGCAGTGGACAGTGCAGAGAAAGAAGTGAGGGAATGCATGAAGCAAAGTGAAAGGGAAAAACAGAGCATAGAAATTTCTGTGTCAGTGATCCCAGGGAAGTATGCTGTGCTGCACAATGCTGGGTTAGAAGAGAATATTCAGAAGGAATATCCATGCCTAAAGCTCTCTTATGATGACAAAAAAAGGACTGTTCAATTGTGTGGATTACCTGCAGAAGTATATAAAGTGAAAGCTGAGTTACTGGAAAAGGTATTGAGTATGCCATGTACATCAGTTACCATTGACCCCCATGTTTTCCACTATCTACAGTGTGTAGATAATAAAAGAACATCAGATATATTATTcattagggaaaaaattattGCTTTTTATGAACTTCAGGATGATACTGTGTTGCTATATGGAGATGCTCACAAAGATCTTCTAGAagcagaaaagcaaataaaaacagGTTTAGAAAGCAAGTGCATCAATTTGGGGGATGGTGAAGTTACTAAAAAGGATCAGTGGAGcaatctttttctctccttgctCAAGACATATAATTCTTCCCAGGAAATTGTCATCACTTGGGAGTCcgttggaaaagaaaataaaatgattATTGCTGGCTTTTCTAAGGCTGTAACAGAGGTTTATCAGAGACTTAATGCTTTTGTAGATAGAAACAAAATCATTAAAAGAGTAATCCCAGCTAAATCAGCGGTAATAGTGCAGTTTGTAGAGAATGAGAAGTCTGGCGTTTGTAAAGAATTGAAGAAGAAAGGTGTGACAGTACGTTTTGGCACCAAGACACCGTATATTTCTCTGAGGGGACCAAAAGCAGAAGTGCTAGAAGCATTCACCATGTTTGAAATAACTGTCTCATCCCTTTACTCAAAAAATGTGCCAATTGATAAACCAGGGGCAAAGGAGTTCTTCACCGACAGGAAAGATTTATGTATTTTagaagcaaaacagaaatataGCTGTTTCATTAGGAttaaggaagaagaagaagaagagcagaagggtggaaaagctggtaataaagtggaaagaaaagccTACTATGAAAAAAACCTGCCAGGTGGAATTATGGTAGGAGTGTATAGTGGTGACTTGTGTGACTACCCGGTTGATGTTGTGGTGAATGCATCCAATGAAAAACTAAAACACATTGGTGGCCTGGCTGAGGCACTGTCAAGAgcagctgggccagcactgcAGGAGGAGTGTGATGAGCTGGTGAGGAGGCTGGGGGATTTGCAGCCTGGTGACGCCGTGATGACGCGCGCCGGGAAACTGCCCTGCAAGAACGTCATCCACGCCGTCGGGCCCAGGTGGAGCGAGAGGGAATCACAAAAGTGCATGTGGTTGTTGAAGAAGACAGTGAAAAAATGTCTACAACTAGCTGATATATACAATCATCGTTCCATAGCTCTGCCTCCTATAAGTGGAGGGATTTATGGCTTTCCACCACAGATCTGCGCGGATTCAATTGTGTCCTCCATCAGGGAGACCTTGGAAGAACTCATGGAGGACAGAAACTTGAAGGAGATCCATCTTGTGAGTAATTCAGAAGAAATTGTTCAGGTTCTGAGTGAGACagtaaaaaaagtattttcagttAAATCATTCTCCCCAAAATGGCCGACACTGAACAAAAGCCAGAAGGAGAATAGAAAAGGGGATCTGAAGATGATTACAACAAATGAAGGACTTTGCATCCGAGTGGAGAAGAAGAATATTCAGGAAGCTGTG ACGGATGTTGTTGTCAACAGCGTTGGCACAGATCTGCTCTTTGGCGAGGGGCCTCTTTGCAAAGCCGTGCTGGAAAGAGCTGGGCCAGCTCTCAAAGTTGAGTTTGACACCAAGAAACAAAGTCAGAACTCAGGTCCTGGGAGTGTGATCTGCACCAGTGGCCATGCTATGGCCTGCAAGTCTATCTTTCATGCCATAATACCCAAGTGGGGTGgaggacagacagagaag GAACTAGAAGATGCAATCAATTTCTGCTTGAAGAAAACTGAAGAACTTGGACTGAAAACAATCACTTTCCCAACTATTGGGGCTGGAGGATTTGGATTTCCTAAAATCCTTGTTTCTAAATTAATGTTTGATGTGGTATTCAAGTTCAGTAGTAGTCACACTCTGAAGAATCTCCAGGAAGTTCATTTTCTCGTGCTACCACAAGATCTTGATAGCGTTCAG gCTTTTACCACTGAACTAGCACGTAGGGCAGGTGAAagtggcactgctgcagcagcacagccaa GTTTCATCAGCCCTGTTTCTACTAACCTGTTGGGAGCTCATGAAATGAAGATTGGTTCCATCACATTGCATGTAATTAGTGGAGATATTACCAAGGAAGATACAGAGATTATTGTAAACATAACAAAGTCAACCTTTGATGGCAAAGCAG GGGTCTTCAAAGCAATTATGGATGCTGCTGGTCCCCAGGTAGCAAATGAATGTGCTCAATATG CTGGGAAGCATCAAAGTGGCTTTATTACAACACAGGGTGGGAACCTGTTGTGCAGTAAAATCATCCATTTGATTACTGATAACCAGGTGAAGAGTCAGGTCTCCAAAGTGCTTCATGAGTGTGAACAAAGGATGTACAAATCTGTTGCCTTCCCAGCTATTGGAACAG gtCAAGCAGGACTGAGTTCAGCCAAGGTAGCTGATGAAATGTTGGATGCTATTGTGGAATTTGCAAGACAAAAATCAGTACAGCATTTACAGACAATTAAGATCGTGATCTTCCAGACAAATATGCTCAGGGACTTTTATGAAAGcatgaagaaaagagaaaattcagaTTCATCCACAACAGAATCAGAATCATGGATATCTATGTTTAAGT CATTTTTTTGGGGCAGAAAACAATCTTCTGAGAAGAAAAAGTCCATGATTTTGGAGAAGAAAGTTAATTTAGTCACATTTCAAATTTGTGGAGAAAGCCAAGAAAAGGTGGACGCAACTGAGTCCTGGATAAAGGATTTAATTTTAAAGGAACAGTTTGAAAACACCATTTCAGATGAGGCAATTGAAAATTTTGATGAGACGCAATTTGCTATTTTGGATGATCTCCAGAGAAGAAATCAAGTCACCATTGAGGTTTTCAATAAGCTTTCTCCCCCTCAAATTACAATTTCTGGTATTAGCAGGGATGTCTGTTCTGTTTCTCGAAAAGTTCAAGAAATGATCCAAAAAATTAAGTCTACTGAAGAAGAGCAATCCAAGGCAGAACTGCTTTATAACCTGGTAGAATGGAGGTATCTAGGAAGCAATGATAGCTTTGTTGCTTTTGATAAACTGACAAATATGCAGCTGGAGTCTGCCAGAATGGATAAAAAGTCAAATCTGAATGtcagaattaaaaataagaacTACAAGGTGAATCTGAAGACTCTAAGGGCTACTGATGACCAAGGAAAAATTAGAATCCTTCAACGTGTGACAAAGGGTGAAG atgtgcagtcaATAGAGCTGCCTAAGGAGTGGACAGACATGCAGAATGAACAGGTCAAAGTGGTGGAGCTCAAGCCATCACATCGTGAATACACAACAGTGGAGAAGGTGTTCAAGACAACATGTGCTAATTTTAACATAGAGAAG ATTGAAAGGATACAAAATCGCATCCTCTGGCAGACataccaattaaaaaaaaaatctatctgtgaaaagaacaaaaatcaaaataatcaaaataatgAGAGGTTGCTATTTCATGGGACAGCTGCATCCTCATTGAGTTTGATTAACTCCTATGGATTTAATCGTGGATATGCTGGAAAGAATG CTGCAGCCATTGGAGATGGAACCTACTTTGCTGTCCATGCAAGTTACTCTGCCCAGGATATTTATTCTGTTCCAGATGTGAATGGCAGAAAGCACATGTACTTGGCTCGGGTCCTGACTGGGCAGTtctgtgctgggagagcaggactGAAGGCTCCACCAGCAAGGAGCCAAACAGATCCTACTGACCTGTTTGACAGTGTGGTTAATAATGAGTTTAGTCCCACAATGTTTGTCATATTTAATGACATTCAGGCATATCCACAATACTGTATTACTTTCAAATAG